CGTGGCCCGCGATCCGGCCACGCGTGAACACCTGCTGGAAGCGGCCCAGGAAGAAACCGACCACCTGGCCTGGTGCGCGACCCGGCTGGGCGAGCTGGACAGCCGTCCCAGCCTGTTCAACCCGCTGTGGTATGCCGGCAGCTACACCATCGGCACCCTCGCCGGCCTGCGTGGCGACGGCTGGAACCTGGGCTTCGTGGTCGAGACCGAACGCCAGGTGGAAGCCCACCTGGACGAGCACCTGGTCGATCTGCCGGCCGGCGACCTGCGCAGCCGCGCCGTCATCCAGGTGATGAAGGAAGACGAGGCCCGCCATGCGGAGCACGCCGAACAGGCCGGTGCACGCCGCCTGCCATTCCCGATCCCAGGCGCAATGGCGCTGGCCTCCAAAGTGATGAAGACCATCGCCTACCGGCTGTAGCCGCGACACGGGGTCGGCTGTGACCGCCCGGTAGTGCCGGCCGCTGGCCGGCAACCACGCAGGCTCCGCGGAAGATCAGGAGGTTGCCGGCCAGCGGCCGGCACTACCGATCAGTTCGGCGAGACCAGCTTCAGGCCGATCACACCGGCCACGATCAAGCCCACGCAGGCCAGGCGGGCCGGCGACGCACTGTCGTTGAACAGGTAGATGCCGAGCACGGCCACGCCCATGGCACCGATGCCGGTCCAGATCGCATAGGCGGTGCCGACCGGGATGCTCTTCATCGCCTGGCTCATCAGGTACAGGCTGATCAGGGCAGATACCACCGTGGCAACGGTGGGCAGGGGTTTACTGAAGCCTTCGGAGTACTTCATTCCGAGGGCGAAACCGATCTCGAACAGGCCGGCCAGCAGCAGGTAGATCCAGGGCATGGGTGGGGGCTCCTTACCTTTTTTGAGAAAAACGAAACGGCCCGGTGTTTTCACACCGGGCCGTGGGTCGGTACATCACCGTGGAACCATATCGTTTGCGCGACACCAGTTCCACGGGGCGGGGCGTCCCGCCTGGGCGGCGATGCCTGCAGGCATCGCGCATGGGGCTTACTCGGACAGGTTCCGGCCGTGGAACAGCTCTTCGATCTCGCGCTTGAGCAGCGCTTCGATCTTCATGCGTTCCTTGAACGACAGGTTCTTGGCCTTTTCCTCGAACAGGTACTGGTCCAGGTCGAAGTCCTTCAGGTGCATCTTCGTGTGGAAGATGTTTTCCTGGTAGACGTTGACGTCGAACATCTCGTAACGCGACTTGATGTTCTTGGCCAGGAAGTTCTGGATCGAGTTGATCTTGTGATCGATGTAATGCTTCTTGCCCTTCACATCGCGGGTGAAGCCACGGACACGGTAGTCCATGATCACGATGTCCGATTCCAGGCTCTCGATCAGGTAGTTCAGGGCCTTCAGCGGCGAAATGACGCCACAGGTGGCCACGTCGATGTCCGCGCGGAACGTCGCGATACCTTCCTGCGGATGGGTTTCCGGGTAGGTATGGACAGTGATGTGGCTCTTGTCCATGTGCGCGACCACGGCGTCGGAGATCAGCTCCTTGCCGGCCTGCTTCTTGTCGATCACCGGTTCTTCGGAGATCAGGATGGTCACCGAGGCACCCTGCGGGTCGTAGTCCTGGCGGGCCACGTTCAGGATGTTGGCGCCGATGATCTCGGCGACATCGGTCAAGATTTGAGTCAGCCTGTCGGCGTTGTACTCTTCATCGATGTATTCAATGTAACGCTGACGCTCCTCTTCGGTGCGCGCGTAACACACGTCATAGATGTTGAAGCTCAGCGCCTTGGTGAGGTTGTTGAAACCCTGCAGCCTCAGGCGAGGCAACGGCTTGACCACGGCGGTCGATTCCTGTGTAAGAAGGGAAAGGAGGAATTATGGGGCAAACTGCCCTCGGGGGGAACGTGAAGACGCAAGAGTTCTGGCACACTGTTTGCCCTTAACAATTGCGCTGGTTAAGCTCCGCTATCGACCCCGTGAATCCGTTCATGCGCAGAGGGAGCGCCCCTATCGTGTCAACCGTGCGCCTAGCTAGCAGTCCACTGGCCCTGGATATCGCCACCATCGATCGTTTCCTGGCGCACAGCCACAGGCGGCGATATCCCACCCGTACCGACGTCTTCCGACCCGGTGACCCGGCGGGAACCCTGTATTACGTCATCAGCGGCTCGGTTTCGATCATGGCCGAGGAAGATGACGATCGCGAGCTTGTGCTGGGCTACTTCGGTGCCGGCGAGTTCGTCGGCGAGATGGGCCTGTTCGTCGAATCGGACCGCCGCGAGGTGATCCTGCGGACCCGTACCGCCTGCGAGCTGGCTGAAATCAGCTACGAGCGCCTGCATCAGCTGTTCCTCGGCCCGCTGTCGGCCGATGCCCCGCGCCTGCTGTATGCGCTGGGCCAGCAGATTTCCAAGCGCCTGCTCGATACCAGCCGCAAGGC
The sequence above is a segment of the Stenotrophomonas maltophilia genome. Coding sequences within it:
- the coq7 gene encoding 2-polyprenyl-3-methyl-6-methoxy-1,4-benzoquinone monooxygenase, giving the protein MTVLRQTTPLDHLLTEAQRALDTVFGNPPAARPYPAADTDEPGMDSAERRHAAGLMRINHVGEVCAQGLYFGQAAVARDPATREHLLEAAQEETDHLAWCATRLGELDSRPSLFNPLWYAGSYTIGTLAGLRGDGWNLGFVVETERQVEAHLDEHLVDLPAGDLRSRAVIQVMKEDEARHAEHAEQAGARRLPFPIPGAMALASKVMKTIAYRL
- a CDS encoding DMT family transporter, giving the protein MPWIYLLLAGLFEIGFALGMKYSEGFSKPLPTVATVVSALISLYLMSQAMKSIPVGTAYAIWTGIGAMGVAVLGIYLFNDSASPARLACVGLIVAGVIGLKLVSPN
- the speD gene encoding adenosylmethionine decarboxylase produces the protein MVKPLPRLRLQGFNNLTKALSFNIYDVCYARTEEERQRYIEYIDEEYNADRLTQILTDVAEIIGANILNVARQDYDPQGASVTILISEEPVIDKKQAGKELISDAVVAHMDKSHITVHTYPETHPQEGIATFRADIDVATCGVISPLKALNYLIESLESDIVIMDYRVRGFTRDVKGKKHYIDHKINSIQNFLAKNIKSRYEMFDVNVYQENIFHTKMHLKDFDLDQYLFEEKAKNLSFKERMKIEALLKREIEELFHGRNLSE
- the crp gene encoding cAMP-activated global transcriptional regulator CRP; this translates as MRRGSAPIVSTVRLASSPLALDIATIDRFLAHSHRRRYPTRTDVFRPGDPAGTLYYVISGSVSIMAEEDDDRELVLGYFGAGEFVGEMGLFVESDRREVILRTRTACELAEISYERLHQLFLGPLSADAPRLLYALGQQISKRLLDTSRKASRLAFLDVTDRIVRTLHDLAQEPEAMSHPQGSQLRVSRQELARLVGCSREMAGRVLKKLQTDGLLHARGKTVVLYGTR